A portion of the Bifidobacterium bifidum ATCC 29521 = JCM 1255 = DSM 20456 genome contains these proteins:
- a CDS encoding ABC transporter family substrate-binding protein yields the protein MSFASTARKVTAFAAAAATLLALGACGNSNNGSAGNNGAKSTSEPQEGVPTNYTGLFPMPDPGKAYNNPKDRGELKQGGTLTLPITEIGPNWNAIDVNGNTVYMSGLWRFYMPCIWEYPADGSLENIKPNTNYVTKVEQTSDSPETVVFTINDKASWNDGTPITWKDFESTWKVQSGKSDKFTPALTTGYDQIKSVTKGDTDKQAVVTFEKDFYPYQSLFNLLYPSEALTGDDTKDGDTFSKGWSNDSHSDKWGAGPFVVSKSSDSEVTFTPNPKWWGDKPLLDKVVLKQMEPSAAMNAFKNGEIDAVGASDAESMTSAKTVKDAYLRRSYDSGVYTLTINTKNIPLEVRKAFVQGVDRSQLQKIDFQGIEWTEKTPGSLILPQFQDGYEDNMPAESKFSTANATKTLEDAGYKKNSDGYYEKGGKVAAITYTTFSDSASTKAKATAIQKMAKTVGIKVSIDIKASNTFSDTVSSGNWDMIGLGWSASDPFGYASSAYQLYGSKSESNFSFTGTDEIDKELESIPGIKDSTKAIAQFNKAEKEAQKLYAQIPYENGQITVAVKKGLANYGPAGYSSGARVMVTVHPENLGWEK from the coding sequence ATGAGTTTTGCATCTACCGCGCGTAAGGTCACCGCCTTCGCCGCCGCTGCAGCCACGCTTCTGGCGCTTGGTGCTTGCGGCAACAGCAACAACGGCAGCGCCGGCAACAACGGCGCCAAGTCCACTTCCGAACCGCAGGAAGGTGTTCCCACCAACTACACCGGTTTGTTCCCGATGCCGGATCCGGGCAAGGCCTACAACAACCCGAAGGACCGCGGCGAGCTGAAGCAGGGTGGCACCCTCACCCTGCCGATCACCGAGATCGGCCCGAACTGGAACGCCATTGACGTCAACGGCAACACCGTGTACATGAGCGGCCTGTGGCGCTTCTACATGCCGTGCATCTGGGAGTACCCGGCGGATGGTTCCCTGGAGAACATCAAGCCGAACACCAACTACGTGACCAAGGTCGAGCAGACCTCCGACAGCCCTGAGACCGTTGTCTTCACGATCAACGACAAGGCCTCCTGGAACGACGGCACCCCGATCACCTGGAAGGACTTCGAGTCCACCTGGAAGGTCCAGAGCGGCAAGAGCGACAAGTTCACCCCGGCCCTCACCACTGGTTACGACCAGATCAAGAGCGTCACCAAGGGCGACACCGACAAGCAGGCCGTCGTGACGTTCGAGAAGGACTTCTACCCCTACCAGTCCCTGTTCAACCTGCTGTACCCGTCTGAAGCCCTCACCGGCGACGACACCAAGGACGGCGACACCTTCTCCAAGGGTTGGTCGAACGACTCTCACTCCGACAAGTGGGGCGCCGGCCCGTTCGTCGTCTCCAAGAGCTCCGACTCCGAAGTGACCTTCACCCCGAACCCGAAGTGGTGGGGCGACAAGCCGCTGCTGGACAAGGTCGTGCTCAAGCAGATGGAGCCGTCCGCTGCCATGAACGCCTTCAAGAACGGTGAGATTGACGCCGTCGGCGCTTCCGACGCCGAGTCCATGACGAGCGCGAAGACCGTGAAGGACGCTTACCTGCGTCGTTCCTACGACTCCGGTGTGTACACGCTGACCATCAACACCAAGAACATCCCGCTGGAGGTCCGCAAGGCCTTCGTCCAGGGTGTCGACCGCAGCCAGCTGCAGAAGATCGACTTCCAGGGTATCGAATGGACCGAGAAGACCCCGGGCTCCCTGATTCTGCCTCAGTTCCAGGACGGCTACGAGGACAACATGCCCGCTGAGTCGAAGTTCTCCACCGCCAACGCCACCAAGACCCTTGAGGACGCCGGCTACAAGAAGAACAGCGACGGCTACTACGAGAAGGGCGGCAAGGTCGCGGCCATTACGTACACGACGTTCTCCGACTCCGCCTCTACCAAGGCCAAGGCAACCGCCATCCAGAAGATGGCCAAGACCGTCGGCATCAAGGTGAGCATCGACATCAAGGCTTCGAACACCTTCTCCGACACCGTCAGCTCTGGTAACTGGGACATGATCGGCCTCGGCTGGTCCGCTAGCGACCCGTTCGGCTACGCGTCCTCCGCTTACCAGCTCTACGGCTCCAAGTCCGAGTCCAACTTCTCCTTCACCGGCACCGACGAGATCGACAAGGAGCTCGAGTCCATCCCGGGCATCAAGGACAGCACTAAGGCCATTGCTCAGTTCAACAAGGCTGAGAAGGAAGCCCAGAAGCTGTACGCTCAGATCCCGTACGAGAACGGCCAGATCACTGTCGCCGTCAAGAAGGGTCTTGCGAACTACGGTCCTGCAGGCTACTCCTCCGGCGCGCGTGTCATGGTGACCGTTCACCCCGAGAACCTCGGCTGGGAGAAGTGA
- a CDS encoding C1 family peptidase, giving the protein MDMASNQPDNLALTAEQLREYSAAFNADRANLVAANAAVSNGILQAATSYRGVRELPRTFSVELKQGSITSQEHSGRCWMFASLNTLRYELMHKWNLDDFEFSESYLFFYDKLEKSNFYLENVLKTLDKTTDSRIFEAVNEGPADDGGWWQMFVALVKKYGLVPKEAYPESSNSRDSSAFEQYLNTKLREFAAELRDAHQAGKSVEELRSLKTGQMSVVYRICAIAMGEPPASFDLLLRVKDEGKDDAKASESGTKSGIDSRRQIVEHGITPQEFYAKYVGEDLDDFVSLTNSPLASTPYYRRYQLAFVGNVAEAAPMDFINVPLDVFRKAAVDQLTAGHPIWFACDCAQFSLRKAGIFDRGTVRVDELFGTEFASDKAHGLEYNDSRSNHAMTLTGVNLDKAGEPDRWKVENSWGKDNGKDGYYVASGAWFDRYVQELIIRKEYLDERTLAAVDSEPVTLQPWQPISKVCR; this is encoded by the coding sequence ATGGACATGGCTTCCAACCAGCCCGACAACCTGGCACTGACTGCGGAACAGCTCAGGGAATACTCCGCGGCGTTCAACGCGGACCGCGCGAACCTCGTGGCGGCGAACGCGGCGGTATCGAACGGCATTCTCCAGGCCGCGACCTCGTATCGCGGCGTGCGCGAGCTCCCCCGCACGTTCTCGGTCGAACTCAAGCAGGGGTCGATCACCTCGCAGGAGCATTCCGGCCGCTGCTGGATGTTCGCATCGCTGAACACGCTGCGCTACGAGCTGATGCACAAGTGGAACCTCGACGATTTCGAGTTCTCCGAAAGCTATCTGTTCTTCTACGACAAGCTGGAGAAGTCGAACTTCTACCTTGAGAACGTGCTCAAGACGCTCGACAAGACCACGGACAGCCGCATCTTCGAGGCGGTCAACGAAGGCCCGGCTGACGATGGCGGCTGGTGGCAGATGTTCGTCGCGCTGGTCAAGAAGTACGGTCTGGTGCCGAAGGAGGCCTACCCGGAGTCGTCGAACTCCCGCGATTCCTCGGCGTTCGAGCAGTACCTGAACACGAAGCTGCGCGAATTCGCCGCCGAATTGCGCGACGCCCATCAGGCCGGCAAGTCGGTTGAGGAGCTGCGCTCGCTCAAGACCGGGCAGATGTCGGTCGTGTACCGTATCTGCGCTATCGCAATGGGCGAGCCACCGGCGAGCTTCGATCTGCTGCTGCGCGTCAAGGACGAGGGCAAGGATGACGCCAAGGCGTCCGAGTCCGGCACGAAGTCCGGCATCGACTCGCGCAGGCAGATCGTCGAACACGGCATCACGCCGCAGGAGTTCTACGCGAAGTACGTGGGCGAGGATTTGGATGATTTCGTGAGCCTGACGAACTCCCCGCTCGCCTCTACCCCGTATTACCGCCGCTATCAGCTGGCGTTCGTGGGCAACGTGGCGGAGGCCGCTCCGATGGACTTCATCAACGTGCCGCTCGACGTGTTCCGCAAGGCCGCCGTCGACCAGCTGACCGCAGGCCACCCAATCTGGTTCGCCTGCGACTGCGCGCAGTTCTCACTGCGCAAGGCCGGCATCTTCGATCGTGGCACCGTGCGCGTGGATGAGCTGTTCGGCACCGAGTTCGCATCGGACAAGGCGCACGGTCTGGAATACAACGATTCGCGCAGCAACCACGCCATGACGCTCACCGGCGTCAACCTCGACAAGGCCGGTGAGCCGGACCGTTGGAAGGTGGAGAACAGCTGGGGCAAGGACAACGGCAAGGACGGCTACTATGTCGCCTCCGGCGCGTGGTTCGACCGCTATGTTCAGGAGCTCATCATCCGCAAGGAATACCTGGACGAGCGCACGCTCGCCGCGGTGGATTCCGAACCGGTGACCCTGCAGCCCTGGCAGCCGATCTCCAAGGTCTGCCGCTGA
- a CDS encoding exodeoxyribonuclease III: MITITTSNVNGIRAAKRKGIETWAGEHAPDIWCMQEVRAPQDELNPIFGEFGFEYATAGKIADQSELTAMNEVCRVKGRAGIGLLTDLPVTARRYGLSGLDEDVDSGRWIEADVTTPQGYGITVACVYVHAGNSDDPVKMAQKYRFLDTMLTRMGELRDEASRGGRQAVLCGDFNIAHTPLDIKNAKANIKHAGFLPAERAYIDRWLGEYEFVDVIRSLAGDIQGPYTWWSQRGRAFDNNVGWRIDYQFATPELAETARGFVIDKAPSYDARWSDHAPLTVTYDV; encoded by the coding sequence ATGATCACCATCACCACATCCAACGTGAACGGCATCCGCGCCGCCAAGCGCAAGGGCATCGAGACATGGGCGGGCGAGCACGCCCCGGACATCTGGTGCATGCAGGAGGTCCGCGCCCCGCAGGACGAGCTCAATCCGATATTCGGCGAGTTCGGGTTCGAATACGCCACCGCCGGCAAGATCGCCGACCAGAGCGAGCTGACGGCGATGAACGAGGTCTGCCGCGTCAAGGGACGCGCCGGCATCGGGCTGCTGACCGACCTGCCCGTGACAGCCCGGCGATACGGTTTGTCCGGGCTGGACGAGGATGTGGATTCCGGCCGATGGATCGAGGCCGACGTGACGACGCCACAGGGCTATGGAATCACCGTCGCATGCGTGTACGTGCACGCGGGCAACAGCGACGATCCGGTGAAAATGGCGCAGAAATACCGCTTCCTCGACACCATGCTCACGCGCATGGGCGAGCTGCGGGACGAGGCCTCGCGCGGCGGCAGGCAGGCCGTGCTGTGCGGCGACTTCAACATCGCGCACACGCCGCTCGACATCAAGAACGCCAAGGCCAACATCAAGCATGCCGGGTTCCTGCCCGCCGAACGCGCCTACATCGACCGCTGGCTGGGGGAGTACGAGTTCGTGGACGTCATACGCTCGCTCGCCGGCGACATCCAGGGGCCGTACACGTGGTGGAGCCAGCGCGGCAGGGCGTTCGACAACAACGTTGGCTGGCGCATCGACTATCAGTTCGCCACTCCGGAACTCGCCGAGACGGCACGAGGCTTCGTCATCGACAAGGCGCCCAGCTATGACGCCCGCTGGTCCGACCATGCGCCGCTGACCGTCACGTATGACGTGTGA
- a CDS encoding DUF3710 domain-containing protein, whose translation MGLFGFGKKKREREEAEAKAENREDEAAVDTEETAAPTDVADTYEGRGESYGPWDVDDENVPDYDEYLDMGSYYLPYLAGLQLRIKANRSTQEILGATISYGASSLEIEAFAAPKTMGLWDDVRADLLEANEKASEHAGVFGTELHLPVTVKGGKTVNTRIVGVDGPRWMLRGIFSGKAANDDGNSDTEALNKYFADIVVERGDEPLAPRDLIPMHPPVTPAQRQAAAKTKDQADDKEHLDDIPDKPEGPFDSDQQTEVKTTLSRGPMFSEVR comes from the coding sequence ATGGGACTGTTTGGATTCGGCAAGAAGAAGCGTGAACGCGAGGAAGCCGAAGCGAAGGCCGAGAATCGCGAGGACGAGGCCGCCGTCGACACCGAGGAGACCGCCGCCCCGACCGACGTGGCGGACACGTACGAAGGCCGCGGCGAATCCTACGGACCGTGGGACGTCGATGACGAGAACGTGCCGGATTACGACGAGTACCTCGACATGGGCTCTTACTACCTGCCGTATCTCGCGGGCTTGCAGCTGCGCATCAAGGCGAACCGCAGCACCCAGGAGATCCTCGGCGCGACCATCAGCTACGGCGCGTCCAGCCTGGAGATCGAGGCGTTCGCGGCGCCCAAGACCATGGGTCTGTGGGACGACGTGCGCGCCGATTTGCTCGAGGCCAACGAGAAGGCATCCGAACACGCGGGCGTGTTCGGCACCGAACTCCACCTGCCGGTCACCGTCAAGGGCGGCAAGACTGTGAACACGCGCATCGTCGGCGTGGATGGCCCGCGTTGGATGCTGCGCGGCATCTTCTCCGGCAAGGCCGCGAACGATGACGGCAACTCCGACACCGAAGCGCTCAACAAGTATTTCGCCGACATCGTCGTGGAGCGCGGCGACGAGCCGCTCGCCCCGCGTGATCTCATCCCGATGCACCCGCCGGTGACCCCCGCCCAGCGTCAGGCGGCGGCCAAGACCAAGGACCAGGCCGACGACAAGGAGCATCTCGACGACATCCCGGACAAGCCCGAAGGGCCGTTCGACTCCGATCAGCAGACCGAGGTCAAGACCACGCTGTCGCGTGGACCGATGTTCTCCGAAGTCCGCTGA
- a CDS encoding DUF3159 domain-containing protein — MTDQNQKKRTGMASLAAAGEGEDFSVIDAIGGPRGVIESMLPGVLFVVLFVVTSNLNLTIGVSAALAVLQVVIRLVQRQSVMGALSGLIAVGICLIWAWQSHEARNYYMFGFLTNAVYIVLLSFTLLIRVPGLGLMVEFIRTIPTEHFRAWLHGWLDDKPLRRAYTIVTVLWIGVFALRLIVQVPLYLADSVALLGTARLLMGIPFWALAIWVSYLIIATPLHRHIAAAKAAAGGGKDGDSDGHNSGDEGDNAAGQA; from the coding sequence ATGACCGATCAGAACCAGAAGAAACGTACGGGTATGGCGTCCCTCGCCGCCGCGGGCGAGGGGGAGGACTTCTCCGTCATCGACGCCATCGGCGGGCCGCGCGGCGTCATCGAATCGATGCTGCCGGGCGTGTTGTTCGTCGTGTTGTTCGTCGTCACCAGCAACCTCAATCTCACGATCGGTGTCTCCGCGGCGCTGGCGGTGCTGCAGGTCGTCATCAGGCTCGTGCAACGGCAGTCGGTCATGGGCGCTCTCAGCGGCCTGATCGCCGTCGGTATCTGCCTGATATGGGCGTGGCAGAGTCATGAAGCGCGCAACTATTACATGTTCGGCTTCCTCACCAACGCCGTGTACATCGTGCTGCTGTCCTTCACCCTGCTCATCCGCGTGCCCGGTCTGGGGCTCATGGTCGAGTTCATCCGTACCATCCCCACCGAGCATTTCCGCGCGTGGCTGCACGGCTGGCTGGACGACAAGCCGCTCAGGCGCGCCTACACGATCGTCACCGTGCTGTGGATCGGCGTGTTCGCGCTGCGTCTCATCGTGCAGGTGCCGCTGTACCTCGCCGATTCCGTGGCGCTGCTGGGCACGGCGCGCCTGCTGATGGGCATACCGTTCTGGGCGCTGGCGATATGGGTGTCGTATCTGATCATCGCCACCCCGCTGCACCGGCACATCGCCGCGGCCAAAGCGGCGGCCGGCGGCGGCAAAGACGGTGACAGTGACGGCCACAACAGCGGTGATGAAGGTGACAACGCAGCCGGACAGGCCTGA
- a CDS encoding class I SAM-dependent RNA methyltransferase, with translation MNAQVRIERYADQGRCVGHIDGRVVFVRFALPGELVQVALDEPHDRDDRYWTGEVVEVIEPSPDRVDPAWPLAGPLAMGGGVGGADLVHVSLEGQLRWKAATISDQMSRLGHVDVTVPVERAEGDTENGGLHWRTRIEMIADDDGMPSMRRRGSHKRVPLDTMPLATDNLLAVADREHVWDGGFEPGSQIRLSVPEPRKQPIEGNYAVLVDGELRAGNRHLMETVTVNGRDFQYMVDANGFWQVHRQAPVMLAGHVIDLANKALDGMTSACIWDLYSGAGLFTLPLATMIAERTRMLSVEGGKTAVKNAQRNLRALNLPDVDARCGDVSATLAHVPAHLSRPDLVVLDPPRAGAHAKVCRQIAQAGAKDVIYVACDPTSLARDTATLISLGYRLSDIRAYDIYPMTHHVETVAWFTRIGR, from the coding sequence ATGAACGCGCAAGTGCGTATCGAACGTTATGCCGACCAGGGACGATGCGTCGGGCATATCGATGGCCGTGTGGTATTCGTGAGGTTCGCCCTGCCGGGCGAGCTGGTGCAGGTCGCATTGGATGAACCGCACGACCGCGACGACCGCTACTGGACCGGCGAGGTCGTCGAGGTCATCGAACCGAGCCCCGATCGTGTGGATCCCGCATGGCCGCTGGCCGGGCCGCTTGCCATGGGTGGTGGCGTCGGTGGCGCCGATCTGGTGCACGTGAGCCTGGAAGGGCAGCTTCGCTGGAAGGCCGCCACCATCAGCGATCAGATGAGCCGTCTCGGGCACGTGGACGTCACCGTGCCGGTGGAACGGGCCGAAGGCGACACTGAGAACGGCGGCCTGCACTGGCGCACCCGCATCGAGATGATCGCCGATGACGACGGCATGCCGTCGATGCGTCGGCGCGGCTCGCACAAGCGCGTGCCGCTGGACACGATGCCGCTCGCGACAGACAACCTGCTTGCCGTCGCCGATCGCGAACACGTGTGGGATGGCGGGTTCGAACCCGGATCCCAAATTCGCCTGTCTGTGCCCGAACCGAGGAAGCAGCCCATCGAGGGCAATTACGCCGTGCTCGTGGACGGCGAACTGCGCGCCGGAAACCGGCATCTGATGGAGACCGTCACCGTGAACGGCCGTGACTTCCAATACATGGTCGACGCGAACGGCTTCTGGCAGGTGCACCGTCAGGCACCGGTCATGCTCGCCGGCCATGTGATCGACCTAGCGAACAAGGCGCTTGACGGAATGACCTCCGCCTGCATATGGGACTTGTATTCCGGTGCCGGACTGTTCACGCTGCCGCTGGCCACGATGATCGCCGAACGCACGCGCATGCTCAGCGTGGAGGGCGGCAAGACCGCGGTGAAGAACGCGCAACGCAACCTCCGCGCGTTGAACCTGCCTGATGTGGACGCCCGTTGCGGCGATGTGTCCGCCACGCTCGCGCACGTGCCGGCCCATCTGTCACGACCCGATCTGGTCGTGCTCGATCCTCCCCGCGCCGGTGCGCACGCCAAGGTGTGCCGTCAGATCGCGCAGGCAGGCGCGAAGGACGTCATCTATGTCGCCTGTGACCCGACCAGCCTCGCCCGCGACACGGCGACGCTGATCTCGCTCGGGTACCGCCTGTCGGACATTCGGGCGTACGACATCTACCCGATGACCCACCATGTTGAGACGGTGGCCTGGTTCACACGCATCGGACGGTGA
- a CDS encoding type 1 periplasmic-binding domain-containing protein: protein MGRVRGDHDCGFLRRMWRRGIGIACAAAAVMSLTSCVPQGKAVGDTQESEPEIAHEGVQRQDIVVGVIGSVDTGLDSDVLNAFNKAGLKAPYVSTSMVDDPDAAAQRGVRFMVTRKASVIMIDGIAVNEKNAEDWDAALQSARKAGVPVILLDPVAPPDDDTLFAVTFTLTGKGDGVTALDDAVVTIVDDKPHPRTMNVTDNLS from the coding sequence ATGGGTCGGGTACGCGGCGATCATGATTGCGGGTTCCTGCGGCGCATGTGGCGCCGTGGGATTGGCATCGCGTGCGCCGCGGCCGCGGTGATGTCGCTCACCTCCTGCGTGCCGCAGGGCAAGGCGGTCGGCGATACGCAGGAGAGCGAACCGGAGATCGCCCATGAGGGCGTCCAACGGCAGGATATCGTCGTCGGCGTCATCGGCTCCGTGGACACCGGCCTGGACTCTGATGTGCTGAACGCCTTCAACAAGGCCGGGTTGAAGGCACCCTACGTATCCACCAGCATGGTCGACGATCCGGATGCCGCCGCGCAGCGCGGAGTGCGGTTCATGGTCACGCGCAAGGCCTCCGTCATCATGATCGACGGCATTGCCGTCAACGAGAAGAACGCCGAAGACTGGGATGCCGCGTTGCAGTCCGCGCGCAAGGCGGGCGTTCCCGTCATCCTCCTGGATCCGGTCGCCCCGCCCGACGACGATACGTTATTCGCCGTCACGTTCACGCTTACCGGCAAGGGAGACGGCGTGACCGCCCTCGACGACGCCGTCGTCACCATCGTCGACGACAAACCCCACCCCCGCACGATGAACGTCACCGACAACCTGTCCTGA